Proteins encoded by one window of Cuniculiplasma divulgatum:
- a CDS encoding MBL fold metallo-hydrolase has protein sequence MEYSEILSNLFMNVVSSGSKGNSTIIWDDCDALVVDFGISVKRFKQRFEELNIGDIPLSVLITHEHSDHSSGLGAASRKMKAEIYLREKAKLKMGFDRAFTIGDELTIGNFFIRSVSVSHDAVDPVGYVIENRGRKISIFSDLGYFPMDNVDLIKGSDILAIEANHDTNMLKTGPYPESLKKRIMSNYGHLSNDQCALALGELSEQKSQIILLHLSDENNTQEIAYLTVRDFLDNRNIKYKGIECARQLYGSSIFEV, from the coding sequence GTGGAGTATTCTGAAATATTGTCAAACCTGTTCATGAATGTTGTATCGAGTGGAAGTAAGGGAAATTCCACAATTATATGGGATGATTGCGATGCATTAGTAGTTGACTTTGGCATTTCTGTAAAAAGATTCAAACAGAGATTTGAAGAATTAAACATTGGGGATATCCCCTTATCAGTGTTGATTACACATGAACACAGTGATCACAGTTCCGGACTCGGGGCAGCTTCAAGAAAAATGAAAGCAGAAATATATCTCCGTGAAAAGGCAAAATTAAAGATGGGTTTCGACCGTGCTTTCACTATTGGAGATGAACTCACCATAGGTAATTTTTTCATAAGGAGTGTTTCAGTGTCTCATGATGCAGTTGATCCTGTTGGATATGTCATTGAAAACAGGGGAAGGAAGATATCAATTTTCTCTGATCTTGGATATTTTCCAATGGATAATGTTGACCTGATTAAGGGGTCTGATATACTTGCAATAGAGGCCAACCATGATACAAATATGTTGAAAACTGGGCCTTATCCGGAAAGTTTAAAAAAAAGAATAATGAGTAACTACGGACACCTTTCTAATGATCAGTGTGCACTTGCACTTGGAGAACTGAGCGAACAAAAGTCACAGATTATATTACTCCATCTCTCAGACGAAAATAATACACAGGAAATTGCATATCTTACCGTAAGAGATTTTCTGGACAATAGAAATATTAAGTATAAGGGAATAGAATGTGCAAGACAACTTTATGGGTCGTCTATATTTGAGGTGTAG
- a CDS encoding flavoprotein — translation MKNEEVKKVTILWGITGSLGSINITDYMSYVMSNLDCQIMTIMTDASRNFISPYSVGLKTKNPVFSDMFSQEGNIRIPHVDLTGLADVFIVAPASANSLAKAVSGIGDDLLSTSFIAYEKPIIFVPNMNEKMRRNRIVQSNIDKLRSFGNIIVEANSEETGTGNGTKKNGSMPEPEKILSAIRNNINLSRFGSP, via the coding sequence ATGAAAAATGAAGAGGTTAAAAAAGTTACAATACTGTGGGGAATTACCGGATCACTGGGTTCTATAAATATAACTGATTATATGAGTTATGTGATGAGTAATCTGGATTGCCAAATAATGACCATAATGACAGATGCGTCAAGAAATTTTATATCTCCATATTCTGTAGGATTAAAAACAAAAAATCCTGTATTCAGCGATATGTTTAGCCAGGAGGGGAATATCAGAATACCACACGTTGATTTGACAGGACTTGCCGATGTTTTCATTGTTGCTCCTGCCAGTGCAAATTCTCTGGCAAAGGCAGTTAGTGGGATAGGTGACGATCTTCTATCGACATCTTTTATTGCATATGAAAAACCAATTATTTTCGTTCCAAACATGAACGAGAAGATGAGAAGAAACAGGATAGTGCAAAGCAATATAGATAAGCTGAGGAGCTTTGGGAACATAATTGTTGAAGCTAATTCTGAGGAAACAGGTACAGGTAATGGAACAAAGAAAAATGGATCTATGCCAGAACCTGAGAAAATTCTTTCTGCAATAAGGAATAATATAAATTTAAGCAGATTTGGCTCTCCCTAA
- a CDS encoding ABC transporter ATP-binding protein produces MIEIKDIRKVYKGGKVAVDGITEVMDKRVTTLIGRNGAGKTTLLRMLSTQLYPTSGTALINGLDIVRDAAKIRKIVASIPQEASPLGILSPYEQVNMYLLGRKFNFSDAKKAANDALETVGLWDVRNKPSDTLSGGMKRKMFVALALASNAELVFLDEPTTGLDPLSRLEIWSAIKKLSGNVLLTTHYMEEAENLSDVVYLQDSGHIIDRGTVKKLLSRFAGKVRVESQTELSDSFRVGGIYVKYDTIENSETYIREGRTVKKITLDDLFIMRGVDLES; encoded by the coding sequence ATGATTGAAATCAAAGATATAAGAAAGGTATACAAAGGAGGGAAGGTCGCTGTAGACGGAATTACTGAAGTGATGGACAAAAGAGTCACAACTCTGATAGGCAGAAATGGGGCTGGGAAGACCACACTTTTGAGAATGCTTTCAACACAGCTTTATCCTACCTCAGGGACTGCTCTAATTAATGGACTTGATATTGTAAGAGATGCTGCTAAGATAAGAAAAATTGTGGCCAGCATACCACAGGAGGCGTCACCTCTTGGAATACTTTCCCCTTATGAACAGGTCAATATGTATCTATTGGGTAGAAAATTCAATTTTTCCGATGCAAAGAAAGCTGCAAACGATGCTCTGGAAACAGTTGGACTGTGGGACGTGAGAAATAAGCCATCAGATACTCTGAGCGGAGGAATGAAGAGAAAAATGTTTGTTGCACTTGCGCTTGCATCTAATGCAGAACTTGTTTTTTTGGATGAACCAACAACAGGTTTGGACCCACTTTCCAGACTTGAGATATGGTCAGCCATCAAGAAGCTTTCAGGAAATGTACTGCTAACTACCCACTACATGGAAGAAGCAGAAAATCTATCAGATGTTGTATATCTTCAGGACAGTGGCCATATTATAGATAGGGGAACAGTTAAGAAACTACTATCAAGATTCGCAGGTAAGGTAAGGGTTGAATCACAAACAGAACTGTCCGATTCGTTTAGAGTGGGTGGGATATACGTGAAATATGATACAATTGAAAATTCTGAAACATACATACGAGAAGGCAGGACTGTTAAAAAAATCACACTGGACGATCTATTCATAATGAGGGGTGTTGATCTTGAATCTTAA
- a CDS encoding ABC transporter permease produces MLILNLKFIFTFAWYYGVKVIVRGPSYIIASLVTPLTLLFVVYVLTQGALVQYAVVGGMITLIASIGLQSAGDATFMRLQLRIQEMYVASEVTPIDYMLSMTLSFLAFSIPGIVVYSFLGSYYHLYNIFTALYMLFLIFILILSTSAISFIISSLVNHVRNIWGITSILSIVMTVIPPTFYPYTYLLGKFGQNGLIYALSLSPATPAAVSAQIFFGLEPWNYNEFITMVIIMLIETIVYFAIAKYLTRWREH; encoded by the coding sequence GTGTTGATCTTGAATCTTAAATTCATTTTTACCTTTGCATGGTATTATGGTGTGAAGGTAATTGTCAGAGGTCCTTCGTACATTATAGCGTCACTTGTAACGCCTCTTACACTTCTCTTTGTTGTGTATGTTCTCACTCAGGGAGCACTTGTACAATATGCAGTAGTTGGAGGAATGATAACGCTGATAGCATCCATAGGCCTTCAAAGCGCAGGAGATGCCACGTTCATGAGACTTCAGCTAAGAATACAGGAAATGTACGTGGCCAGTGAAGTAACTCCTATAGATTATATGCTCAGTATGACCCTGAGCTTTCTTGCCTTCTCCATACCAGGTATAGTTGTGTACAGTTTCCTTGGTTCCTATTATCATTTGTACAACATTTTTACAGCACTTTACATGCTGTTCCTGATCTTTATACTTATCCTTTCTACTTCTGCAATTTCATTTATCATATCAAGCCTCGTAAACCACGTTAGGAATATATGGGGAATCACCTCAATCCTTTCCATTGTGATGACGGTAATCCCCCCAACGTTTTATCCATACACTTATCTTCTCGGGAAGTTCGGGCAGAATGGTCTCATTTATGCACTCTCGCTCTCACCTGCAACTCCAGCAGCGGTGTCGGCACAGATATTCTTCGGGCTAGAGCCATGGAACTATAATGAGTTCATAACAATGGTTATAATCATGTTGATTGAAACCATTGTTTACTTTGCCATTGCAAAATACCTTACAAGATGGAGAGAGCACTGA
- a CDS encoding M1 family metallopeptidase, which translates to MNPIVEKYSLSLNFMNENEFSGICHIFLKSEEENLILDAREMEIEKLLANGKEASYSYDERKRKIVLKEIRTGEVELEISYKRKYGEGLAGLYRAGKGDQSMITTQFESNDASTAFPCFDSPAIKAKFEVTLTISEDQDAISNMPQISNRKISEGSKEIKFDTTPPMSTYLLYIGVGKFLTKTRNHGKCEIILARPGKDMRSDDFPLEVADKCITFYEDYFGIPYALPKMHLIAVPDFAAGAMENWGAITFREDVLLNNENTDSEGKILIAIVIAHEIAHQWFGNLVTMKWWNDLWLNESFATFMSSLCVNSLFPEYEEEKTYYLNETVGSMASDALLSSHPINVEVKEPEDIEQVFDDISYGKGGSILRMIHHYMGEEKFRSGLSSYLEKFRYGNAEGNDLWTELEKSSELNISSIMNNWINQSGFPLINVDYDGKNLKLEQHQFLLSGEKSEKIWKIPVFIQTENEEIKILMENRTFELEVKGFQKLNSRGTGYYQTIYNDLMLDSLKERMKKMDPMDKAEIVGDSYFQLISGRMSAEKFFASANEVATSFSTPSSLLLVNNLDRLNGILYDKNEFSRSSAKIIKKIIESGESKGSKMTILDQITIKKAKVAYAKVNHEFAMTESEKFNSYFNLKPDDRELVALSKAIVATDLGEMIAKLEEAEDDSDRETLIVAMGWANGKKNHKKIIKLLIQGKIKKQDAPSAVFTLIRNPDSRKYVASILLPLLRNMSKAFGNTGMLSTAAFMTIPLLGLENEAKVRKVMSKLNYNEIRMGYEKGLEMLEVYKKMRASIY; encoded by the coding sequence ATGAATCCAATTGTAGAAAAATATTCATTATCACTGAATTTCATGAATGAAAATGAATTCAGCGGAATATGCCACATTTTCTTAAAGAGCGAAGAGGAGAATTTAATACTGGACGCCAGAGAAATGGAAATAGAAAAGTTACTGGCCAATGGAAAAGAAGCATCCTATTCCTATGATGAAAGAAAGAGAAAAATTGTTTTAAAAGAAATAAGAACTGGTGAGGTTGAACTGGAAATCTCTTATAAGAGGAAATATGGAGAGGGACTGGCAGGCTTGTACAGAGCAGGTAAGGGAGATCAGTCCATGATAACAACACAGTTTGAATCCAATGATGCATCCACAGCTTTTCCCTGCTTTGACAGTCCAGCTATTAAAGCTAAATTTGAAGTCACACTTACAATTAGTGAGGATCAGGATGCAATTAGTAATATGCCTCAGATATCAAACAGAAAGATATCAGAAGGATCAAAAGAAATAAAATTTGATACAACGCCACCCATGTCTACCTATCTTCTATATATTGGTGTTGGAAAATTCCTCACAAAAACAAGAAATCACGGAAAATGTGAAATTATTCTCGCAAGACCAGGGAAAGATATGAGATCGGATGACTTTCCACTGGAGGTAGCGGATAAGTGTATAACCTTCTATGAAGACTATTTTGGAATCCCATATGCTCTCCCGAAGATGCATCTTATAGCAGTTCCTGACTTTGCTGCAGGTGCAATGGAAAACTGGGGCGCAATAACATTCAGGGAAGATGTACTGCTAAATAATGAGAATACAGACTCTGAGGGAAAAATATTGATTGCCATAGTTATTGCCCACGAGATCGCTCATCAGTGGTTCGGGAACCTTGTAACAATGAAATGGTGGAATGACCTGTGGCTGAATGAGAGCTTTGCCACTTTTATGTCTTCTCTCTGCGTTAATAGTTTATTCCCTGAATATGAGGAAGAAAAGACGTATTATCTAAATGAAACCGTAGGTTCAATGGCAAGCGATGCACTTCTGAGTTCCCATCCAATTAATGTAGAGGTGAAGGAACCTGAGGATATAGAACAGGTTTTCGATGATATAAGCTACGGAAAGGGTGGGAGTATTCTAAGAATGATACATCATTATATGGGAGAGGAAAAATTTAGATCAGGACTTTCCTCCTACCTTGAAAAATTTAGATATGGAAATGCAGAAGGAAATGATCTCTGGACTGAACTTGAAAAAAGTTCTGAGTTGAATATATCCTCAATAATGAACAACTGGATAAATCAATCAGGTTTTCCACTTATAAATGTGGATTACGATGGAAAAAATCTTAAACTGGAACAGCACCAGTTCCTTCTATCTGGAGAGAAAAGCGAAAAGATATGGAAAATACCAGTTTTTATACAGACAGAAAATGAGGAAATTAAAATCCTGATGGAGAATAGAACCTTTGAATTAGAGGTGAAAGGGTTCCAAAAGTTAAATTCTAGAGGAACGGGATACTATCAAACAATCTATAATGATTTAATGCTGGACAGTTTGAAAGAAAGAATGAAGAAAATGGATCCAATGGATAAGGCCGAGATTGTGGGAGACAGTTATTTCCAGCTGATTTCAGGCAGAATGAGTGCTGAAAAATTCTTCGCCTCTGCAAATGAAGTTGCAACATCTTTTTCAACACCATCCTCTCTTTTACTCGTCAATAATCTTGATCGGTTAAATGGTATTCTGTATGATAAGAATGAGTTTTCAAGATCAAGTGCTAAAATAATCAAGAAAATAATAGAAAGCGGTGAAAGTAAAGGCAGCAAAATGACTATACTTGACCAGATCACCATAAAAAAAGCAAAGGTCGCATATGCTAAAGTAAATCATGAGTTTGCAATGACAGAGTCTGAAAAATTCAATTCCTATTTCAACCTGAAACCTGACGATAGGGAGTTGGTAGCACTGTCTAAGGCAATAGTGGCAACTGATCTGGGTGAAATGATAGCTAAACTGGAAGAAGCAGAGGATGATTCAGATAGGGAAACGCTTATAGTAGCAATGGGATGGGCAAATGGAAAGAAGAACCACAAAAAAATAATTAAATTACTTATACAGGGAAAAATAAAGAAACAGGATGCTCCATCTGCAGTGTTCACACTCATAAGAAACCCGGATTCAAGAAAGTATGTTGCCAGTATACTTCTTCCCTTGCTAAGAAATATGAGCAAGGCTTTTGGGAACACTGGAATGCTCTCAACGGCTGCGTTTATGACAATTCCGTTACTTGGACTCGAGAATGAGGCAAAGGTTAGAAAGGTGATGTCTAAACTTAATTATAATGAGATAAGAATGGGTTATGAGAAAGGATTAGAAATGCTTGAAGTGTACAAAAAGATGAGGGCCTCTATTTACTAG
- a CDS encoding HAD family hydrolase, giving the protein MIKTVIFDMDGTLLDSETLSRVATDYGFQEVFGRKLTDEEHSKLIGRPVQLLMKEFYDQKGEIAYLKGREFFEKHIKSISPFEGVIELLNYLKERRINMAVVTSSHRDTAYLLLTMTGLIDYFDAVVGQEDTLYHKPEPDPIIRCMEKIGAISENTIYVGDQPYDIIAARAAGIRSAGATWGSGIEEILKEYNPEFICRNIEEFITVVRKA; this is encoded by the coding sequence ATGATTAAAACAGTAATTTTCGACATGGACGGGACGCTTCTTGATAGTGAAACCCTTTCAAGAGTTGCAACGGATTATGGGTTTCAGGAAGTTTTTGGGAGAAAGCTAACAGATGAAGAACATTCTAAACTCATTGGGAGACCTGTGCAATTACTGATGAAAGAGTTCTATGACCAGAAGGGGGAAATAGCCTATCTCAAGGGGAGAGAATTTTTCGAGAAGCATATAAAGAGCATATCTCCATTTGAAGGGGTTATTGAACTGCTGAATTATCTAAAGGAAAGGAGAATCAATATGGCAGTGGTAACATCCAGTCACCGTGACACTGCGTATCTTTTATTAACCATGACTGGTCTTATAGACTATTTTGATGCTGTTGTAGGTCAGGAAGATACACTATATCATAAACCAGAACCTGATCCCATAATTAGGTGTATGGAAAAAATAGGTGCGATCAGTGAAAATACAATATATGTTGGAGATCAACCCTATGACATAATCGCGGCACGGGCTGCAGGAATAAGGAGTGCAGGTGCTACCTGGGGAAGTGGAATTGAAGAAATTCTAAAAGAGTACAATCCTGAATTTATATGCAGGAATATAGAAGAGTTCATCACTGTGGTGAGAAAGGCCTAG
- a CDS encoding cytochrome P450, translating to MDEMSRDIMNPFPWYKRMRSENPVYYDPEYRLVNVFRYTDVKETLGNFNKFSSQFGKAFNPAGGPISESIINLDPPKHTKLRNIVSRAFTPRTIEKMAPQIREIAESLLNAKKGHEVDIIKEFTSPLPITVIATMLGIPLKDMDMFKKWSDTIVGGSETSFTNFPKTIEDMKGYFQKLMIEKEKNPDESLVYSVLNAEVDGEKLTMMESLGFFILLLVAGNETTTNLLSNALLTFSENPGTYEAMRDDSKLIPQALEEVLRYRSPVQSIYRVARDDTDLSGVPIRKGSIMVPWIGSANRDESIFEDADKFIIGRKENRHIAFGEGIHYCLGAPLARLEAKIAMEYMTENFDSYEILRNRKMIPQESTIVYGFKELWVKLN from the coding sequence ATGGATGAGATGAGCAGGGATATAATGAATCCCTTCCCCTGGTACAAAAGAATGCGATCCGAGAACCCTGTATACTATGATCCAGAATACAGGCTCGTAAATGTTTTCAGATATACGGATGTTAAAGAAACACTGGGAAATTTTAACAAATTCTCATCACAGTTTGGTAAAGCTTTCAACCCAGCAGGTGGACCAATATCTGAGAGCATCATAAATCTCGATCCACCAAAGCACACAAAGCTCAGGAATATTGTATCGAGGGCATTTACCCCAAGGACAATTGAAAAAATGGCTCCACAGATCAGGGAAATAGCAGAAAGCCTCTTGAATGCAAAAAAAGGACACGAAGTCGACATAATAAAAGAATTCACATCACCCCTTCCCATTACTGTTATTGCAACCATGCTTGGAATACCACTTAAAGATATGGATATGTTCAAGAAATGGTCAGATACAATAGTTGGAGGGTCTGAGACTTCTTTTACAAATTTTCCTAAAACCATAGAAGATATGAAAGGATATTTCCAGAAACTTATGATAGAAAAAGAGAAAAACCCTGACGAAAGCCTTGTATATTCCGTGTTAAATGCTGAAGTAGATGGAGAAAAGCTGACAATGATGGAAAGTCTGGGATTTTTTATCCTTCTACTTGTAGCTGGAAATGAAACCACAACCAACCTGCTTTCAAATGCTCTTCTCACATTCAGTGAAAATCCAGGTACTTATGAGGCCATGAGAGATGATTCCAAACTTATTCCACAGGCTCTTGAGGAAGTGCTTAGATACAGGAGTCCAGTACAATCTATTTACAGAGTAGCAAGAGACGATACAGATCTGAGTGGAGTTCCAATCAGGAAGGGGAGCATAATGGTTCCGTGGATCGGTTCAGCCAACAGGGATGAAAGTATTTTTGAAGATGCAGATAAATTCATTATTGGCAGGAAGGAAAACAGACACATAGCCTTTGGAGAAGGCATTCATTACTGTCTTGGTGCACCCCTGGCCAGACTTGAGGCTAAAATTGCGATGGAGTACATGACTGAAAACTTTGATTCATATGAAATACTAAGAAACAGGAAGATGATTCCACAGGAAAGTACAATAGTTTATGGGTTCAAGGAACTCTGGGTTAAACTGAATTAA